The Coffea arabica cultivar ET-39 chromosome 4e, Coffea Arabica ET-39 HiFi, whole genome shotgun sequence genome includes a window with the following:
- the LOC113741872 gene encoding uncharacterized protein isoform X1 translates to MSIIVCLSTWTRFGPFSTSSGPFLSSVLSLKTLSLSISLSHTHTNTHTEHTATTLQAVAQSPKKEPLSKRNMEDQQPTAEAHREKCCDICGDIGVSDAIQTCPQCKISCEHIYCMRGSVVMLSPKDWCCDDCLRSIKMLSSTSGFMEDLVCRSQFGTASRLRKSSQPNKQPCDLRQNGIDKKIPHGKVKYMHVEEVIMLSSGAKNSNSPIKSKSTCSTKPVSWKNGASALDRTPVKPKAIPAESSIHIVRVNPPFVTSKQLKAVRPNNSQLNTVPGQHVPQSFKGLRETGAIQASLKGQMQKEQPKDTFKDKGEIRVGKAITKAVSASSPATCGQASVNLETGPFQASLKGEMQKEQPKDTSKYKAETRVEKEIIKTVSASSPVACGQASVISGGDVFLNLELEKTDSRTADPIGIFPEVRKCSSGPALDATWKGRLKIYNDPEHGEMNGVQAYPPSRVLRKVYEFSKHMPEILGFELIPRGDLWPNLFQNYCLDRRDIGLYFFPSFIERCESYFSLLEAMEAGDLALRNLMDGVELLIFTSKVLSLDCQEWNGRHFLWGVFHSLKKAKRHACQVDGAYEIPGEWNSNQDIDMDVDMMAGEEVGRIDVAVPRASLQLVPLATDIIAASVAASDDMEIDMVGGEEVGKMDVIISRQCEEVLPLAVDPTNSSEAGIEIPPGFENKSRPVKIERPVQVLPLPANVADSGHNIMKNHLSNNFSKPAASQRLDTGSFQLPLNAKSEL, encoded by the exons ATGTCAATAATTGTTTGTTTGTCCACTTGGACTCGATTTGGACCCTTTTCAACCTCGTCTGGTCCCTTTCTGTCTTCTGTTCTCTCTTTAAAAacgctctctctctctatctctctctctcacacacacacaaacacacacacagagCACACTGCTACCACACTCCAAGCAGTCGCACAGTCTCCAAAGAAAGAACCCTTGTCAAAGAGAAACATGGAGGACCAGCAACCAACAGCAGAGGCCCACCGG GAGAAGTGTTGTGATATCTGTGGTGACATAGGTGTCAGTGATGCAATTCAAACTTGCCCTCAATGCAAAATTTCTTGTGAACACAT TTACTGCATGCGTGGCTCTGTGGTGATGCTTTCTCCAAAAGATTGGTGCTGCGATGATTGTCTTCGCAGCATTAAAATGCTGTCATCAACATCTGGCTTTATGGAAGACTTGGTTTGCAGGTCGCAATTCGGAACGGCTAGCAGGCTGCGCAAAAGTTCTCAACCTAACAAGCAACCTTGTGATTTGAGGCAGAATGGGATTGACAAGAAGATCCCTCATGGAAAAGTGAAGTATATGCATGTTGAAGAAGTTATTATGCTATCATCAGGAGCTAAGAATTCTAATTCCCCCATTAAGTCCAAGTCCACATGCAGCACCAAACCAGTATCCTGGAAGAATGGAGCCTCTGCTTTGGATAGAACTCCTGTCAAGCCAAAAGCTATACCTGCAGAGTCTTCAATACACATAGTTAGAGTAAATCCTCCTTTCGTAACCTCAAAACAGTTGAAAGCAGTGAGACCTAACAACTCCCAGTTGAATACGGTGCCTGGGCAACATGTTCCACAATCTTTCAAAGGACTAAGAG AAACAGGTGCTATTCAGGCTTCTTTGAAGGGACAAATGCAGAAGGAACAGCCTAAGGATACTTTTAAGGATAAAGGAGAAATTAGGGTGGGAAAGGCAATCACGAAAGCAGTCTCTGCTTCTTCACCAGCGACATGTGGTCAAGCAAGTGTAAACTTAG AAACAGGTCCTTTTCAGGCTTCCTTGAAGGGAGAAATGCAGAAGGAACAGCCTAAGGATACTTCTAAGTATAAAGCAGAAACTAGGGTGGAGAAGGAAATTATCAAAACAGTCTCTGCATCTTCACCAGTGGCATGTGGTCAAGCAAGTGTTATTTCAG GTGGTGATGTTTTCCTCAATCTGGAGCTAGAGAAGACTGATTCTAGGACCGCTGATCCAATTGGTATCTTTCCCGAGGTCAGGAAATGCTCAAGTGGTCCTGCTTTAGATGCTACCTGGAA AGGACGCTTGAAGATTTATAATGATCCTGAACATGGGGAAATGAATGGAGTTCAAGCTTATCCTCCTTCCAGAGTCCTTAGAAAGGTGTATGAATTTTCAAAGCATATGCCTGAAATTCTTGGGTTTGAATTGATTCCGCGGGGGGATCTTTGGCCAAACTTGTTCCAGAATTACTGTCTTGACAGAAGAGATATTGGACTGTACTTCTTTCCCAGTTTTATTGAGAG GTGTGAGAGCTATTTCTCATTGCTAGAAGCCATGGAAGCAGGGGACTTAGCACTGCGGAACCTAATGGATGGGGTTGAGCTGTTAATATTTACATCTAAAGTCTTGAGCTTGGACTGCCAAG AATGGAATGGGAGACACTTTCTATGGGGAGTTTTTCATTCCTTGAAAAAAGCTAAAAGACATGCATGTCAGGTTGATGGTGCTTATGAAATTCCTGGTGAATGGAACAGCAATCAGGACATTGACATGGACGTAGACATGATGGCTGGGGAAGAGGTTGGAAGAATTGATGTTGCTGTTCCTAGGGCATCTCTTCAGCTGGTACCGCTGGCAACAGATATTATTGCTGCCTCTGTCGCAGCATCTGATGACATGGAAATAGACATGGTGGGTGGGGAAGAGGTGGGAAAAATGGATGTTATTATTTCAAGACAATGTGAAGAGGTGCTGCCACTGGCAGTGGATCCTACTAATTCAAGCGAAGCAGGCATAGAAATtcctcctggttttgaaaacaAATCAAGGCCTGTGAAAATTGAAAGACCTGTTCAGGTGCTACCATTGCCAGCGAATGTTGCTGATTCAGGGCATAACATAATGAAAAATCATTTATCTAACAACTTTTCCAAGCCAGCTGCATCCCAGAGATTGGATACTGGTTCCTTTCAGCTTCCTTTGAATGCAAAATCTGAGCTCTGA
- the LOC113741872 gene encoding uncharacterized protein isoform X2 — translation MSIIVCLSTWTRFGPFSTSSGPFLSSVLSLKTLSLSISLSHTHTNTHTEHTATTLQAVAQSPKKEPLSKRNMEDQQPTAEAHREKCCDICGDIGVSDAIQTCPQCKISCEHMSQFGTASRLRKSSQPNKQPCDLRQNGIDKKIPHGKVKYMHVEEVIMLSSGAKNSNSPIKSKSTCSTKPVSWKNGASALDRTPVKPKAIPAESSIHIVRVNPPFVTSKQLKAVRPNNSQLNTVPGQHVPQSFKGLRETGAIQASLKGQMQKEQPKDTFKDKGEIRVGKAITKAVSASSPATCGQASVNLETGPFQASLKGEMQKEQPKDTSKYKAETRVEKEIIKTVSASSPVACGQASVISGGDVFLNLELEKTDSRTADPIGIFPEVRKCSSGPALDATWKGRLKIYNDPEHGEMNGVQAYPPSRVLRKVYEFSKHMPEILGFELIPRGDLWPNLFQNYCLDRRDIGLYFFPSFIERCESYFSLLEAMEAGDLALRNLMDGVELLIFTSKVLSLDCQEWNGRHFLWGVFHSLKKAKRHACQVDGAYEIPGEWNSNQDIDMDVDMMAGEEVGRIDVAVPRASLQLVPLATDIIAASVAASDDMEIDMVGGEEVGKMDVIISRQCEEVLPLAVDPTNSSEAGIEIPPGFENKSRPVKIERPVQVLPLPANVADSGHNIMKNHLSNNFSKPAASQRLDTGSFQLPLNAKSEL, via the exons ATGTCAATAATTGTTTGTTTGTCCACTTGGACTCGATTTGGACCCTTTTCAACCTCGTCTGGTCCCTTTCTGTCTTCTGTTCTCTCTTTAAAAacgctctctctctctatctctctctctcacacacacacaaacacacacacagagCACACTGCTACCACACTCCAAGCAGTCGCACAGTCTCCAAAGAAAGAACCCTTGTCAAAGAGAAACATGGAGGACCAGCAACCAACAGCAGAGGCCCACCGG GAGAAGTGTTGTGATATCTGTGGTGACATAGGTGTCAGTGATGCAATTCAAACTTGCCCTCAATGCAAAATTTCTTGTGAACACAT GTCGCAATTCGGAACGGCTAGCAGGCTGCGCAAAAGTTCTCAACCTAACAAGCAACCTTGTGATTTGAGGCAGAATGGGATTGACAAGAAGATCCCTCATGGAAAAGTGAAGTATATGCATGTTGAAGAAGTTATTATGCTATCATCAGGAGCTAAGAATTCTAATTCCCCCATTAAGTCCAAGTCCACATGCAGCACCAAACCAGTATCCTGGAAGAATGGAGCCTCTGCTTTGGATAGAACTCCTGTCAAGCCAAAAGCTATACCTGCAGAGTCTTCAATACACATAGTTAGAGTAAATCCTCCTTTCGTAACCTCAAAACAGTTGAAAGCAGTGAGACCTAACAACTCCCAGTTGAATACGGTGCCTGGGCAACATGTTCCACAATCTTTCAAAGGACTAAGAG AAACAGGTGCTATTCAGGCTTCTTTGAAGGGACAAATGCAGAAGGAACAGCCTAAGGATACTTTTAAGGATAAAGGAGAAATTAGGGTGGGAAAGGCAATCACGAAAGCAGTCTCTGCTTCTTCACCAGCGACATGTGGTCAAGCAAGTGTAAACTTAG AAACAGGTCCTTTTCAGGCTTCCTTGAAGGGAGAAATGCAGAAGGAACAGCCTAAGGATACTTCTAAGTATAAAGCAGAAACTAGGGTGGAGAAGGAAATTATCAAAACAGTCTCTGCATCTTCACCAGTGGCATGTGGTCAAGCAAGTGTTATTTCAG GTGGTGATGTTTTCCTCAATCTGGAGCTAGAGAAGACTGATTCTAGGACCGCTGATCCAATTGGTATCTTTCCCGAGGTCAGGAAATGCTCAAGTGGTCCTGCTTTAGATGCTACCTGGAA AGGACGCTTGAAGATTTATAATGATCCTGAACATGGGGAAATGAATGGAGTTCAAGCTTATCCTCCTTCCAGAGTCCTTAGAAAGGTGTATGAATTTTCAAAGCATATGCCTGAAATTCTTGGGTTTGAATTGATTCCGCGGGGGGATCTTTGGCCAAACTTGTTCCAGAATTACTGTCTTGACAGAAGAGATATTGGACTGTACTTCTTTCCCAGTTTTATTGAGAG GTGTGAGAGCTATTTCTCATTGCTAGAAGCCATGGAAGCAGGGGACTTAGCACTGCGGAACCTAATGGATGGGGTTGAGCTGTTAATATTTACATCTAAAGTCTTGAGCTTGGACTGCCAAG AATGGAATGGGAGACACTTTCTATGGGGAGTTTTTCATTCCTTGAAAAAAGCTAAAAGACATGCATGTCAGGTTGATGGTGCTTATGAAATTCCTGGTGAATGGAACAGCAATCAGGACATTGACATGGACGTAGACATGATGGCTGGGGAAGAGGTTGGAAGAATTGATGTTGCTGTTCCTAGGGCATCTCTTCAGCTGGTACCGCTGGCAACAGATATTATTGCTGCCTCTGTCGCAGCATCTGATGACATGGAAATAGACATGGTGGGTGGGGAAGAGGTGGGAAAAATGGATGTTATTATTTCAAGACAATGTGAAGAGGTGCTGCCACTGGCAGTGGATCCTACTAATTCAAGCGAAGCAGGCATAGAAATtcctcctggttttgaaaacaAATCAAGGCCTGTGAAAATTGAAAGACCTGTTCAGGTGCTACCATTGCCAGCGAATGTTGCTGATTCAGGGCATAACATAATGAAAAATCATTTATCTAACAACTTTTCCAAGCCAGCTGCATCCCAGAGATTGGATACTGGTTCCTTTCAGCTTCCTTTGAATGCAAAATCTGAGCTCTGA
- the LOC113741872 gene encoding uncharacterized protein isoform X3, with protein MEKCCDICGDIGVSDAIQTCPQCKISCEHIYCMRGSVVMLSPKDWCCDDCLRSIKMLSSTSGFMEDLVCRSQFGTASRLRKSSQPNKQPCDLRQNGIDKKIPHGKVKYMHVEEVIMLSSGAKNSNSPIKSKSTCSTKPVSWKNGASALDRTPVKPKAIPAESSIHIVRVNPPFVTSKQLKAVRPNNSQLNTVPGQHVPQSFKGLRETGAIQASLKGQMQKEQPKDTFKDKGEIRVGKAITKAVSASSPATCGQASVNLETGPFQASLKGEMQKEQPKDTSKYKAETRVEKEIIKTVSASSPVACGQASVISGGDVFLNLELEKTDSRTADPIGIFPEVRKCSSGPALDATWKGRLKIYNDPEHGEMNGVQAYPPSRVLRKVYEFSKHMPEILGFELIPRGDLWPNLFQNYCLDRRDIGLYFFPSFIERCESYFSLLEAMEAGDLALRNLMDGVELLIFTSKVLSLDCQEWNGRHFLWGVFHSLKKAKRHACQVDGAYEIPGEWNSNQDIDMDVDMMAGEEVGRIDVAVPRASLQLVPLATDIIAASVAASDDMEIDMVGGEEVGKMDVIISRQCEEVLPLAVDPTNSSEAGIEIPPGFENKSRPVKIERPVQVLPLPANVADSGHNIMKNHLSNNFSKPAASQRLDTGSFQLPLNAKSEL; from the exons ATG GAGAAGTGTTGTGATATCTGTGGTGACATAGGTGTCAGTGATGCAATTCAAACTTGCCCTCAATGCAAAATTTCTTGTGAACACAT TTACTGCATGCGTGGCTCTGTGGTGATGCTTTCTCCAAAAGATTGGTGCTGCGATGATTGTCTTCGCAGCATTAAAATGCTGTCATCAACATCTGGCTTTATGGAAGACTTGGTTTGCAGGTCGCAATTCGGAACGGCTAGCAGGCTGCGCAAAAGTTCTCAACCTAACAAGCAACCTTGTGATTTGAGGCAGAATGGGATTGACAAGAAGATCCCTCATGGAAAAGTGAAGTATATGCATGTTGAAGAAGTTATTATGCTATCATCAGGAGCTAAGAATTCTAATTCCCCCATTAAGTCCAAGTCCACATGCAGCACCAAACCAGTATCCTGGAAGAATGGAGCCTCTGCTTTGGATAGAACTCCTGTCAAGCCAAAAGCTATACCTGCAGAGTCTTCAATACACATAGTTAGAGTAAATCCTCCTTTCGTAACCTCAAAACAGTTGAAAGCAGTGAGACCTAACAACTCCCAGTTGAATACGGTGCCTGGGCAACATGTTCCACAATCTTTCAAAGGACTAAGAG AAACAGGTGCTATTCAGGCTTCTTTGAAGGGACAAATGCAGAAGGAACAGCCTAAGGATACTTTTAAGGATAAAGGAGAAATTAGGGTGGGAAAGGCAATCACGAAAGCAGTCTCTGCTTCTTCACCAGCGACATGTGGTCAAGCAAGTGTAAACTTAG AAACAGGTCCTTTTCAGGCTTCCTTGAAGGGAGAAATGCAGAAGGAACAGCCTAAGGATACTTCTAAGTATAAAGCAGAAACTAGGGTGGAGAAGGAAATTATCAAAACAGTCTCTGCATCTTCACCAGTGGCATGTGGTCAAGCAAGTGTTATTTCAG GTGGTGATGTTTTCCTCAATCTGGAGCTAGAGAAGACTGATTCTAGGACCGCTGATCCAATTGGTATCTTTCCCGAGGTCAGGAAATGCTCAAGTGGTCCTGCTTTAGATGCTACCTGGAA AGGACGCTTGAAGATTTATAATGATCCTGAACATGGGGAAATGAATGGAGTTCAAGCTTATCCTCCTTCCAGAGTCCTTAGAAAGGTGTATGAATTTTCAAAGCATATGCCTGAAATTCTTGGGTTTGAATTGATTCCGCGGGGGGATCTTTGGCCAAACTTGTTCCAGAATTACTGTCTTGACAGAAGAGATATTGGACTGTACTTCTTTCCCAGTTTTATTGAGAG GTGTGAGAGCTATTTCTCATTGCTAGAAGCCATGGAAGCAGGGGACTTAGCACTGCGGAACCTAATGGATGGGGTTGAGCTGTTAATATTTACATCTAAAGTCTTGAGCTTGGACTGCCAAG AATGGAATGGGAGACACTTTCTATGGGGAGTTTTTCATTCCTTGAAAAAAGCTAAAAGACATGCATGTCAGGTTGATGGTGCTTATGAAATTCCTGGTGAATGGAACAGCAATCAGGACATTGACATGGACGTAGACATGATGGCTGGGGAAGAGGTTGGAAGAATTGATGTTGCTGTTCCTAGGGCATCTCTTCAGCTGGTACCGCTGGCAACAGATATTATTGCTGCCTCTGTCGCAGCATCTGATGACATGGAAATAGACATGGTGGGTGGGGAAGAGGTGGGAAAAATGGATGTTATTATTTCAAGACAATGTGAAGAGGTGCTGCCACTGGCAGTGGATCCTACTAATTCAAGCGAAGCAGGCATAGAAATtcctcctggttttgaaaacaAATCAAGGCCTGTGAAAATTGAAAGACCTGTTCAGGTGCTACCATTGCCAGCGAATGTTGCTGATTCAGGGCATAACATAATGAAAAATCATTTATCTAACAACTTTTCCAAGCCAGCTGCATCCCAGAGATTGGATACTGGTTCCTTTCAGCTTCCTTTGAATGCAAAATCTGAGCTCTGA
- the LOC113741872 gene encoding uncharacterized protein isoform X5 codes for MSQFGTASRLRKSSQPNKQPCDLRQNGIDKKIPHGKVKYMHVEEVIMLSSGAKNSNSPIKSKSTCSTKPVSWKNGASALDRTPVKPKAIPAESSIHIVRVNPPFVTSKQLKAVRPNNSQLNTVPGQHVPQSFKGLRETGAIQASLKGQMQKEQPKDTFKDKGEIRVGKAITKAVSASSPATCGQASVNLETGPFQASLKGEMQKEQPKDTSKYKAETRVEKEIIKTVSASSPVACGQASVISGGDVFLNLELEKTDSRTADPIGIFPEVRKCSSGPALDATWKGRLKIYNDPEHGEMNGVQAYPPSRVLRKVYEFSKHMPEILGFELIPRGDLWPNLFQNYCLDRRDIGLYFFPSFIERCESYFSLLEAMEAGDLALRNLMDGVELLIFTSKVLSLDCQEWNGRHFLWGVFHSLKKAKRHACQVDGAYEIPGEWNSNQDIDMDVDMMAGEEVGRIDVAVPRASLQLVPLATDIIAASVAASDDMEIDMVGGEEVGKMDVIISRQCEEVLPLAVDPTNSSEAGIEIPPGFENKSRPVKIERPVQVLPLPANVADSGHNIMKNHLSNNFSKPAASQRLDTGSFQLPLNAKSEL; via the exons AT GTCGCAATTCGGAACGGCTAGCAGGCTGCGCAAAAGTTCTCAACCTAACAAGCAACCTTGTGATTTGAGGCAGAATGGGATTGACAAGAAGATCCCTCATGGAAAAGTGAAGTATATGCATGTTGAAGAAGTTATTATGCTATCATCAGGAGCTAAGAATTCTAATTCCCCCATTAAGTCCAAGTCCACATGCAGCACCAAACCAGTATCCTGGAAGAATGGAGCCTCTGCTTTGGATAGAACTCCTGTCAAGCCAAAAGCTATACCTGCAGAGTCTTCAATACACATAGTTAGAGTAAATCCTCCTTTCGTAACCTCAAAACAGTTGAAAGCAGTGAGACCTAACAACTCCCAGTTGAATACGGTGCCTGGGCAACATGTTCCACAATCTTTCAAAGGACTAAGAG AAACAGGTGCTATTCAGGCTTCTTTGAAGGGACAAATGCAGAAGGAACAGCCTAAGGATACTTTTAAGGATAAAGGAGAAATTAGGGTGGGAAAGGCAATCACGAAAGCAGTCTCTGCTTCTTCACCAGCGACATGTGGTCAAGCAAGTGTAAACTTAG AAACAGGTCCTTTTCAGGCTTCCTTGAAGGGAGAAATGCAGAAGGAACAGCCTAAGGATACTTCTAAGTATAAAGCAGAAACTAGGGTGGAGAAGGAAATTATCAAAACAGTCTCTGCATCTTCACCAGTGGCATGTGGTCAAGCAAGTGTTATTTCAG GTGGTGATGTTTTCCTCAATCTGGAGCTAGAGAAGACTGATTCTAGGACCGCTGATCCAATTGGTATCTTTCCCGAGGTCAGGAAATGCTCAAGTGGTCCTGCTTTAGATGCTACCTGGAA AGGACGCTTGAAGATTTATAATGATCCTGAACATGGGGAAATGAATGGAGTTCAAGCTTATCCTCCTTCCAGAGTCCTTAGAAAGGTGTATGAATTTTCAAAGCATATGCCTGAAATTCTTGGGTTTGAATTGATTCCGCGGGGGGATCTTTGGCCAAACTTGTTCCAGAATTACTGTCTTGACAGAAGAGATATTGGACTGTACTTCTTTCCCAGTTTTATTGAGAG GTGTGAGAGCTATTTCTCATTGCTAGAAGCCATGGAAGCAGGGGACTTAGCACTGCGGAACCTAATGGATGGGGTTGAGCTGTTAATATTTACATCTAAAGTCTTGAGCTTGGACTGCCAAG AATGGAATGGGAGACACTTTCTATGGGGAGTTTTTCATTCCTTGAAAAAAGCTAAAAGACATGCATGTCAGGTTGATGGTGCTTATGAAATTCCTGGTGAATGGAACAGCAATCAGGACATTGACATGGACGTAGACATGATGGCTGGGGAAGAGGTTGGAAGAATTGATGTTGCTGTTCCTAGGGCATCTCTTCAGCTGGTACCGCTGGCAACAGATATTATTGCTGCCTCTGTCGCAGCATCTGATGACATGGAAATAGACATGGTGGGTGGGGAAGAGGTGGGAAAAATGGATGTTATTATTTCAAGACAATGTGAAGAGGTGCTGCCACTGGCAGTGGATCCTACTAATTCAAGCGAAGCAGGCATAGAAATtcctcctggttttgaaaacaAATCAAGGCCTGTGAAAATTGAAAGACCTGTTCAGGTGCTACCATTGCCAGCGAATGTTGCTGATTCAGGGCATAACATAATGAAAAATCATTTATCTAACAACTTTTCCAAGCCAGCTGCATCCCAGAGATTGGATACTGGTTCCTTTCAGCTTCCTTTGAATGCAAAATCTGAGCTCTGA
- the LOC113741872 gene encoding uncharacterized protein isoform X4 → MRGSVVMLSPKDWCCDDCLRSIKMLSSTSGFMEDLVCRSQFGTASRLRKSSQPNKQPCDLRQNGIDKKIPHGKVKYMHVEEVIMLSSGAKNSNSPIKSKSTCSTKPVSWKNGASALDRTPVKPKAIPAESSIHIVRVNPPFVTSKQLKAVRPNNSQLNTVPGQHVPQSFKGLRETGAIQASLKGQMQKEQPKDTFKDKGEIRVGKAITKAVSASSPATCGQASVNLETGPFQASLKGEMQKEQPKDTSKYKAETRVEKEIIKTVSASSPVACGQASVISGGDVFLNLELEKTDSRTADPIGIFPEVRKCSSGPALDATWKGRLKIYNDPEHGEMNGVQAYPPSRVLRKVYEFSKHMPEILGFELIPRGDLWPNLFQNYCLDRRDIGLYFFPSFIERCESYFSLLEAMEAGDLALRNLMDGVELLIFTSKVLSLDCQEWNGRHFLWGVFHSLKKAKRHACQVDGAYEIPGEWNSNQDIDMDVDMMAGEEVGRIDVAVPRASLQLVPLATDIIAASVAASDDMEIDMVGGEEVGKMDVIISRQCEEVLPLAVDPTNSSEAGIEIPPGFENKSRPVKIERPVQVLPLPANVADSGHNIMKNHLSNNFSKPAASQRLDTGSFQLPLNAKSEL, encoded by the exons ATGCGTGGCTCTGTGGTGATGCTTTCTCCAAAAGATTGGTGCTGCGATGATTGTCTTCGCAGCATTAAAATGCTGTCATCAACATCTGGCTTTATGGAAGACTTGGTTTGCAGGTCGCAATTCGGAACGGCTAGCAGGCTGCGCAAAAGTTCTCAACCTAACAAGCAACCTTGTGATTTGAGGCAGAATGGGATTGACAAGAAGATCCCTCATGGAAAAGTGAAGTATATGCATGTTGAAGAAGTTATTATGCTATCATCAGGAGCTAAGAATTCTAATTCCCCCATTAAGTCCAAGTCCACATGCAGCACCAAACCAGTATCCTGGAAGAATGGAGCCTCTGCTTTGGATAGAACTCCTGTCAAGCCAAAAGCTATACCTGCAGAGTCTTCAATACACATAGTTAGAGTAAATCCTCCTTTCGTAACCTCAAAACAGTTGAAAGCAGTGAGACCTAACAACTCCCAGTTGAATACGGTGCCTGGGCAACATGTTCCACAATCTTTCAAAGGACTAAGAG AAACAGGTGCTATTCAGGCTTCTTTGAAGGGACAAATGCAGAAGGAACAGCCTAAGGATACTTTTAAGGATAAAGGAGAAATTAGGGTGGGAAAGGCAATCACGAAAGCAGTCTCTGCTTCTTCACCAGCGACATGTGGTCAAGCAAGTGTAAACTTAG AAACAGGTCCTTTTCAGGCTTCCTTGAAGGGAGAAATGCAGAAGGAACAGCCTAAGGATACTTCTAAGTATAAAGCAGAAACTAGGGTGGAGAAGGAAATTATCAAAACAGTCTCTGCATCTTCACCAGTGGCATGTGGTCAAGCAAGTGTTATTTCAG GTGGTGATGTTTTCCTCAATCTGGAGCTAGAGAAGACTGATTCTAGGACCGCTGATCCAATTGGTATCTTTCCCGAGGTCAGGAAATGCTCAAGTGGTCCTGCTTTAGATGCTACCTGGAA AGGACGCTTGAAGATTTATAATGATCCTGAACATGGGGAAATGAATGGAGTTCAAGCTTATCCTCCTTCCAGAGTCCTTAGAAAGGTGTATGAATTTTCAAAGCATATGCCTGAAATTCTTGGGTTTGAATTGATTCCGCGGGGGGATCTTTGGCCAAACTTGTTCCAGAATTACTGTCTTGACAGAAGAGATATTGGACTGTACTTCTTTCCCAGTTTTATTGAGAG GTGTGAGAGCTATTTCTCATTGCTAGAAGCCATGGAAGCAGGGGACTTAGCACTGCGGAACCTAATGGATGGGGTTGAGCTGTTAATATTTACATCTAAAGTCTTGAGCTTGGACTGCCAAG AATGGAATGGGAGACACTTTCTATGGGGAGTTTTTCATTCCTTGAAAAAAGCTAAAAGACATGCATGTCAGGTTGATGGTGCTTATGAAATTCCTGGTGAATGGAACAGCAATCAGGACATTGACATGGACGTAGACATGATGGCTGGGGAAGAGGTTGGAAGAATTGATGTTGCTGTTCCTAGGGCATCTCTTCAGCTGGTACCGCTGGCAACAGATATTATTGCTGCCTCTGTCGCAGCATCTGATGACATGGAAATAGACATGGTGGGTGGGGAAGAGGTGGGAAAAATGGATGTTATTATTTCAAGACAATGTGAAGAGGTGCTGCCACTGGCAGTGGATCCTACTAATTCAAGCGAAGCAGGCATAGAAATtcctcctggttttgaaaacaAATCAAGGCCTGTGAAAATTGAAAGACCTGTTCAGGTGCTACCATTGCCAGCGAATGTTGCTGATTCAGGGCATAACATAATGAAAAATCATTTATCTAACAACTTTTCCAAGCCAGCTGCATCCCAGAGATTGGATACTGGTTCCTTTCAGCTTCCTTTGAATGCAAAATCTGAGCTCTGA